The DNA window CTCATTGTATGTATTCTTTTGTTATTACTCTTTATAGTTATATTATCTTTACTCTTTCTTCTCATTCAAGTTATAGTTCAATTTTGCTTCTCTTTTGCAATTTCACTTTCTTGTTGAAGAGTTTGATGTTTGGTGTTTGTTCTATGCTTTCTTATGCTATCCTTGTTGATTGAGATCAAttgttgcttttaatttcaagtcttttcttatttttctcatgtttAAGTTTTttacccaccaagtgtttgacaaaatgtcaaaTATGGTTTTAGGCTAAATTTTTGTCTCTTGGCTTGGGCAAGGTGAGCAATTGGGTTCCTAGttggaatgtccaacatttagtgttaatttttggattgttaattgttcttgttcccACTAACGCTAAGTTATTGCTAAGGCAATTAGCAAGCAATTTAGGATTTGTGAGTTAAGAacacttatgctcatttaacttaccttccgatgtgagggttgatcaagtgagactaatccagcataattgtcatagttgtagttccaacaaggaaaggacacttagctcactccaagccaagacccctttttatgctttcaattttcCATACATTGTTATGTTGATTTCGTTTATacttacttgtttatattacatagtcgtttctttaatttcttcattagttcaatcattacaattttgcatgttcttttattACTTTATATGTTCATTTCTTTATTGACAACTCCTTGATCACTACAACCGGAATTTGCACACTCATTGCCTCTTAAGTGATTTCTTGGGAGACGACCCGAGAGTCAATTACTCTCGgtttttaaattggttttgagtTGTGACACATCTTGTGGATTTTCAAATTGGTCGGCGACCGATTGTTGAGTTTGGGTTTATACTTGCAACGTTAGTCCTATTTTGAGAAATTCCAACTCGTACAATTGGGCGCCGTCAAGTATACAGaagcaaatattttaagtattCTGATTTTTTAAGAGCAGAAACTAGGAACAATCCCTCTTAAAATTGGAGAAAATTATTAGCAAGTAGGAAGGTTATAGAAAAAGGAATTAAATAGAGGATTGGTGGAGGACATTCAGTATGTATTATAAAAGATTtctggattaaaaatttttcactcCTAGCTATTCAGATTCTATATAACTATgacttttaaataatttgggTTTACTAGTTTCAATTACAAAATAGacaataaaatcaataacttATTAGAAATTATTTCAGTTTTAGTCCAAACattataaaagtaattttataaataaaaattgtagAAGGAGATGACTTAGTTACCTGACCACAAGAAAGAAAGGGTAGCTGCATTATTGCCTTAGATTATACACTAGCTCATCAATTATATCATCTGCCTCTTCATCTGTTGCTGATTCAGTGTCAATAGAAAAAGTTCAGGAGCTCCATTTGGAATCTAAAATGCGAACCAAAAATTAGGGTCTTCTTATGAAAGGTGGTTTATAATGAAATtccaatgaataaaaaattaaataatagaaTTCACACTATATAAAATTAATCAGGTGACTCTTTCGTAAAAAATTGAACCAAACTACAAACATAACTAAATTCGGTTTAGGTTTATTGTTTAACtaggtatttattttattgtattcaaataaaaatcaaactttttaatactaatagaataaaataaatgtcCTCCATAAAAACAATGTATGTGAGATGTGAGATAGAAAATGGTTACAAAGCACTTGTCAGCAAGTTAGTAGATACATGTGTTAATGTAAAGTAAGGTGTCATAAACATATGTATTGTGGCTCTAAAAGAATAGAAACACGGGTGTTTCATATCTATATAGAGGAATACTTACTCTTTGAGAATAGgtccctctctccctctcttttattttgtcttttttgCGTCATAATACTTTTGTGGAAAATTCCAAAAAAGttcaaaaaattatagaaaaaactCACCCTTCAACCATAATGTGTGTATGAGACCAATGGTTGGATCAAcataggataaaaataataaaagaatcaaTTGaagtgataaaaataatatcaagaATCTGAATCTAGTAGCTCAGAGtaaaaaataagatttattgagaaaagaaaaaaaattaaactattatttttaaatttttataacatagatataattttatattctatatttataaatatatagattaagataattttgataaaatattattttagaaaaaatataattatacttAAGTTTTTCAATAATCTTTAACAATGGAAATAGTTTTCACAATCAGCAACTGATTGAAAGGTGTTTATCAAAGTAGTGGCAATGACAATACATATTTATACTCTCAACTGTTTCAAGATTTCAAAGACCCatgtgaaaagaaaaatcataaaGTGGTCATACATTTTTGGTAAAGCCAACGGGATGTGGAGAAGAGAATGTAATGGGTGAGATGGAATGTAGTATACACGCACACCTCAGGATCGGCAACACctataagaaaataaatttgtcGCTCATCGATTTGTTAAAATAGAATCAAGTAAACATACTATCCACTGCTCACGTACCTATGTTTGCATATTCAGAAAACTCCGGTGTATGCATGCCGTCAAGATCCAAACAATGCATAAAAGGTAGAACGCCCATCGGTTGACTAACTGTGGCTGGAATCACTAAAGTTTCCGCCACTGCCTTGCCTCCCCCATCGCCATCGTCGTCCTCATCACCGGCTTCGTACGTAACTTCGAACTCCTCATCGCTATCATTGTTCATTCCCAAGTACACTACAGCTCTGTCATCTTGCATATCTATATCATGTTGAACCTCATCCACAGCTATATGCTCAAATTCCACATATAACTCAATCCTCAGGTGTTGCAGCTGTGTTTGCTAGTGAATATGAAACATCCATTGAATACTTGTTTTGTTGACGATTGGTATAACCTCAAACTGTATCAGGCTGCCAAATACGACAACTGGACTCTTATAAAGAATGTTGGTTaccctttttaaaatatctGCCTCTATACTTTGACAGAGCCCATACTATAGTTCCACGAGCGTTATAGTGCACTGAACCCCAAACGAAAACATATTCTTACACGCAAAACTCACCTCCTCATATGAATTTCGTATGACCTTACAGTTGTAGTAAATCACTATATTTGCAGTGCCCTCCATCGTATTGAccttgaagaaaaatatttctctcacaatgaaaaaaaatggttaCGAATTTTGGTTTTTATAGGCAGAAGACTTACTTCACAGGTTACATGTTACAATGCCATCCAACCAGTGTCTGCCACGTGTGCAACACGCAACCTATATGTTGCTTGCCAAGTTGCCACGTATGAATCACGCATTATGCGTGTTGAATGGATTAACGCCACGTTTCAACACGGATGGTGCATGTTGCATGCGATTTGGACAAGTGTCTAACACGTTGTCTGTGTGCTAAGTCAGCACGTCGCTTACGTGTAGGGGTGGCAGACGGGCCTAAATCTGCTAGGCCGGCCTGCGTAACCTGCCAAAAAAGGCGGGTCGGGTTGAAAATTTGGGACTGCCAAATGACAAAAGCCTGCCTAACTCGCACCGCTTAAACCACGGGCTTTAGCGGGGCGGGGCAGGTTTCTCTGCCCAGTTTAGTGGTTTTTTGGCAAGgggtatttttacaattttttagcCGAAATCTAACTTCTcccaacccaacttacaagagaatgaagatgaaaattgagtgttttggattatgtttattttactttgaaaataatatttataattacaaacactttaatgtttgtaaatataaaaattataatttttttataccttTAGaacttataaatttattaaaataattgtaaaattatatatttatttaatagttaatagtaaaaaaaagagaagatttGGCGGGCTTAGCTTACCAACCCGCAGTTAGGCGAGGCAATGTGGGATTTTAGGACTGTTTCATTAGGTAGGGTGGGGCGGGTCATCCCGCCAAAAGGTGGATTTTCGGCGGGACAGGACGGGCTTCCTCACTTAGTAAATTGTAGTACCCTAACCCGCTCCTGCGGGTACCCGTCCCACCCCTACCCGCCCCACTCCTACCTGTCcctgtaaaaattaaataacattttaatttttacatattcatatataaattaagacAAAAACTTAAACTtcatgcataaattaaaatacaaacataagATTCATACAATGTCAAtaacttgaaattaaaaaaagctaATGTTTGATCACTATAAATTTAAcaccataataaaaaaattacaacattAATATAAAAGAGTATTCAATCTTTATTTTTGATCATTTTCCACCGTTCTTGTCCTCAAAAGACAATGACAACCAAAGCATACTTTCCAATCCTTTCTTAAAGGATTCTTCTTACTCTTCAAGAGGTATCATCACAATCTCAAAACTTTCCTCATCTGACCTTACCTTGTCATAAAACTCCGCTAGACCGAAAGTAAAGTTAGTGCATCTTTCATATGAACTCAATGAGAAATAAAGTCTAACCATCTTACTCTTGAATTCAAAAACATCTAtctgaatgaatgaataaaaatactCAATCACATTTGGAAACTGCTACATATGTTTTAGTTTACaaagttagttaattagtagcttactttatttttataataagaaaGCACAAAGTCACCAGAAGGAGATAGCAAGAGAGATTTCAAGGATTGGTtcctcttagcttcctcttcaagaTCCTTCAATTCTTGAATCTTTGCTAATGCAAAAGTCGAAAGGACTTTGAAAACTTTACAAAGAAGCATTATAGCATAGGTAAGTATTAGATTGTAAATACTAGTATAAACTATAAaagtactaaatttttattgttctgTTGATCTAAAGCATAAAGCATGAATATGATAGCCTCATTCTCAATCAACATATATAACCAATTGCAATTGCAACATGCCAACATCATGAAAAATACTAGAGCcgaaaacaatttaaaatgaaaaataaaaaactgcaatcaaacacatataaacAAAATTGTAATTACAATGTCTCTTATTctcattcaaaataaaaaattaaaaaactacaATTAGACACGTTAAAGCAAAATTACAATCACAAAGTCTCTAATGctcaatcaaaataaaaaatgaaaaactacCATCAGAGACACAAACAAATTGCAATCAATAAAgtaattctcaatcaacaaatttacaacaaaattctcaatcaaacacatataaacCTACTTCAGCACATACATTtagaaaattgaataaaaaattataaaacttatAGTCACAGACTCAGAGAGACAAAGAGAAGGGGCTCCAGTGACAGGCTCACATGCAATGGCGAAGGCCAACCTCACAGTGATGGCAACCAAGAGATGAATCTGtagaagaacaaaaaagaacTCAGATCTCACAATATgatggagagggagagagagaaagagacagagaaagcGCGTACGAGAGAACAAGAGCGAGAGGAACTTACGGTCTTACGGAGCTAACAACTGAGCAGCGACGACAGGCTGGAGCAGCGGGTTGAGCGACGACGGCGAGGAGCTGCGGGCAAAGCGGCGACGGTGAGGAGCTGCGGGTTGAGCAGTGACGGAGAGGAGCTGCGGCGACAGCAAGGAGTGGGCAACAACGGCGAGGGAATGAGAGGCTGAGCAACGACGACAAGAGGGTGAGGGACTAAACAACGGAGAAGAAGACCATGGCCAGGTGACTTTGGTTCTCTGAGGGGGATGGAGGTACAAAgcaaaaccctaatccctaaacatNNNNNNNNNNNNNNNNNNNNNNNNNNNNNNNNNNNNNNNNNNNNNNNNNNNNNNNNNNNNNNNNNNNNNNNNNNNNNNNNNNNNNNNNNNNNNNNNNNNNNNNNNNNNNNNNNNNNNNNNNNNNNNNNNNNNNNNNNNNNNNNNNNNNNNNNNNNNNNNNNNNNNNNNNNNNNNNNNNNNNNNNNNNNNNNNNNNNNNNNNNNNNNNNNNNNNNNNNNNNNNNNNNNNNNNNNNNNNNNNNNNNNNNNNNNtataaaataatataaataaattaattttatatttactgaTAAAACAAGTTATGTATTAACCTAAAtatattatgaataaaattttaatttttataaactaataaattataatatattatattttttgtattgaattaaattaatttaaaaaaaaatatccaaattctAATTCAATAACATATAACTTATTAagaattttgtttaaattaatttaaatttaaacatctCTATAGCTAGAGAAGTGAAAATTACCAACTCCCATTTATCTAATTTcactttatatttaattaattattagctttagtttaattttgcaAGAGTATCCTTCGTTTGATCGATTGAAAGTATAATTAAGGAAAattaagattcaaattttatgtAACTCTACAGGTACAAAATATGttttataacatatatataattattatactccatataaaaaaaaatatgtttgacTCAATAATTTGGATCAAGatcatctaaaataaaaaaatctgtaaactaataaaataaaaagttaatcacttttaaattaaaatagtaaaacacatcttttataaaaattataaaattaataataattaactagtttattattttactaattttttttacgttagaaaatttaaattttaataatttgtatatataaaatttatacaaatatttgaataaatttttacactatcattaaataatatttaaactaaaaaaatatcaaatcttgatacattaaaatattcttagtaaaatattcttttagaaaCAACAATTACAAACATTACTTAAATGTACtacatagatttttttttagtgaCTAAATGTACTACATAGattaatttactaaaatatagaTATAGTTATAGTTAtagttttattgaaaaattaatcatatattAAGTTTCTTCCTattacataaaatttaaaactattaaaacaaaattctaaactaaaatattttatattttaaactaaattaagaCAATATATACTATTGAATGAATTTAGAGGAGTGGGCCCGTGAAATTGCTGGGAGAAAGGTACGGTAAAAAGTGGTAAAAGTAGGACCCTGGCGGTGTGACCGTTACGTATACGCGCATTGAACGAGTTTGGGCTCTTTTCTTACCCTTCCAGGTCATTCTAGACTAGTAAATGGAGAGACTCATTTCATctgtgtttgttttgttttggtcCATATTGGAACCTACCACCTCTCACTCCCATCACCCAAATATCTTTCCACTTCCAAAATATCCTTTTTTTTCCCCCTAAACCACACAACTAGAGTGGTAAAGCATatgttttttaatatattataaaggaatttaaaatttgacaaaaatcaAATAGTGAATAAAGTATTAGACATATGAGTTGTAGTATGAATGAGTCAGTAatataaatatcatataatGCTGAAAATTGAGGACACTCTAAtctatcaaaaaaaaattccgcatgaacaaaattaattttttaataaattagttattttaatattcatttttaaattatcatttaaaaatttgtttgaatattactaaaataaaatttttttgtatttaaattaaatcaaaactatgtaaaaaaggaaaattatacttttaactGTTTAATGTATTTAAAGAAGTAAAAGAAAACGTTTTTTTCCCTAATAATAAATTGTTCGCTAGTGTCTTtaataatccaaaatttttataaggtcaATTTTANNNNNNNNNNNNNNNNNNNNNNNNNNNNNNNNNNNNNNNNNNNNNNttaaaatcttttaaagtaaaaaatttaataaaatgataaaataaaaatttaattatttttaaattaagagaatataaaaatcataaaattatttttttacgatattattttattaacttttttattgtAAGGAatcaattcttttaatttagtttgaTTAGTAATGCCACTCCCGTAATTCGAAGAACAAGAATGGGCATTTTGGTGGGGGGTGTGTCTCCAATCATTCAGTTCCAGGAAAGCAAAATAGGAATTTACCAAATTTGAACGGTGTTGATATGTATGATGGAGAGCAGTTTTGGCCAATGGATTCACTCTCACGGATTCTTGTAACCTGCCGCTGTttgtttctctctctccctttgtTCATTGCACATCACACACAAACCGTTCCACGCAGCTACattcaataattttataattcacAATAACATACTCTTTATATAAACCCGTCACTCCTTCCCCCACGCCTCACTCTCCTCActttactctctctctctctctctctcttctaacCAAATACAAATCAAGAACGACCTTCACCTTCTCtcttaaaactaaaactaatctTATGTATACCTCAACTGCAAGACCTTGTTACTTAGAACAAGATCACGGTTTGGCTTCTATAAAGGATATGGAAAGTGGTGGTGGTCGTTGTTGCAGAAACGGCGTCGTTTCTAGGACTATGACCGTGGGATACGCCACCTCTTACAGCAGGGGCAGTATTAGAAACCTTTCTTCttcgtcgtcttcttcttcttcgtcgtCCGTTTCGTCTCCCAGATCTGCAAGATTCTATGACGCCAGATTCGAAGATCACCAACCTCACTTCCTCCAAGCTTGTTTTCTTTGCAAGAAGCCCCTGGCTGATAACAGAGACATCTTCATGTATAGGTATAAATCAAATCTATTTAAAATAACAGAATCTTGATTTCTcgttgtattttttatttgatgtgATTTTGATCTGATTGGTGGTTTTTGCAGAGGGGACNNNNNNNNNNNNNNNNNNNNNNNNNNNNNAAGAGCAAATAGAGAGAGATGAAgcgaaagagaagaaaaggaacATTTCTTCTTCCATGAAAGCTTTGAGGAACAAGGAGCAAACAAAATCTGGCTACCCAAATAAGGCACGAGGCTACTCCTTTCATACCACAGGGGCAGTTGCTGCcgcttaataataataaaagctaGTTCCATGGATCTTGGATGGAATAAAGGCTTCTTTTTTCTGATGCACTACTGCTATTGCCTtcggaaaagcaaaaaaagaaacagagagaaaaaaacattgaaaaagagattgaaaattaaccaaaaaaaacAAGAATAACAAACGGGAGGTGCAcgttttaagttattttttgttttctttgtttcgACGAACAAAAAGGGGTCAAGATTTAACAATAGAGAAGGGGATGGAACATTATGGAAGAAGGGTACAGAGAATTTTGTGAATGTAGATGTAAATTGTATTATTATACGTTTTGAAGAGTGCATGTGTTTGCTTCTTGCGTGGGAGATCCTCTTCTATAGAAATGACTCACTTTcgggttttttttttcctatatTTGTACTTTGATCAAGGTTTTGGggtttcttttttctcttttcctaaGATCCATTTGCCTTGTTGAAGTTATGGTCGTGGTTTGTGCCCATAATAGTTTGGGTTTGTTTTGAATGAGAAAGAAGAACTAAATACAACTGTAAAATTTCTGGCTCTGGCTCTGGCTCTTTTCATATTTGTTCCCCCTATTTATTCATTTAACTGTGCAGTTGTATCTTCGAACTTGGTAccaattcattttctttttcttttgaatatttGTGTTCAAGGTGAAATTTGATGGCCGGGAATGATGAACGTCTTCTTGTGTGCCGTGGCTGCTTACTTGTACGATGAAATTCATCTGGGACAGGAATCTTTACGATAATTAAGAGGAAAAACTAGACTAGTTCATGTTAgatatttagtttaattattctgttcttcctatTTTCTATTGAATTATTAATtagctttttaaaatttaaaagttgataattaaatctttatattaattaaataaaatttataactagATTTTCActaattgttatttttaaaataatctaataattttaaaacctTTTATATCTATTCTTCTACgtctcaaataaaaaaatgaaagaaagtgaatattctaaaaatattttatatttttaacaaaaaataatttgagaagattaattaatattttttatttaatacaaaaatttagttataagtattttaaactataaaattctaaataaaaatttaggaaaTTATAAAgagtaacaaaataattaagccTAGTATTTCATTAGATCAATACAACAAGTATTAACAGGCCTAGATCATAAGCACTTTAATTAGTGCCCaaagttttaaaagaaaatatgctTCGAGTATTTTGAaggagaaaacaaaataatgtcTCTTACATATACAGCTTGAGGAAAACAAGTTGTTCACTTTATCCTTTTTGttcatcaaaagaaaatgataaaatcCTTCATGACATGATGCAAAAGATGTTGCAATTGTGATTTTCACTCTCCTATTTttactttgaaaatttttactttaaaacaATGTGTGTTTATAACAAgacaattctttttttaatattggacCGAGGTTGGAGTTATTTGTTGGGTTTTTCCTCTCCTTTGTGAGGCCCAAGCCTAACATTTTGGGGGTGTATTCTTGCACCCTAGTGTCACAAccctaattaaattttttgaggTTTTTTGAGAGAGTGAGAATAGCCaccaaaagagagaaagaaagggaaaaacaGAATTTCCGTTTTTGCCCAAAGCAGTAAATTTCAAATGGCAGTTTCTCAATTGTTCACTGTTGGATCGGCTTAAAATTTAAACTGCGTGTTCctatcatcttgttcttcattctggtcgatggagatgttgattggaggtttgcagtaggagaaattggtttcgcaagagagaaattaggtttTCCATTTTTACACAGAGCAGAAATTTTGGAACGGCAGTTTCTAAttctttcaccgttggatcgacgTGAAATTTGAACTGTAGATTCTTCaaatcttgttcttcattctgaacGGTGGAAATTTTAATTGGAGGTCTGCAGAGGGAGAAATTGGCTTTGACATCAGCTCTGTTATTTGggtatatttcatcttcttgcctattatttgtgagctttggtgcattgatgttttggctggttatatgcacatttttgtgctttgtttgagactctcttgtacctcatttgattatagtggagcCATTTCATTGGTCTGGATGACCCGTggtttttacctctcacattgagggggttttccacgttaaaatcttggtgtgttcttgttattgctttacttgctatatttgcttgttatagttgctgccatattgtgttgtgagtgcttccatattgttcttgtgttaGACATTGTTGTCGTTTCCGCTGCTAGGCTCTTTCATACTGGTATCAGAGCTTGTTGGTACTTTTCTGGGCTTGTGATTCTGTGAACAATGGAAGCTAATACTAATACTAGTAGGATGATCACTCTTAATGGTCCTAATTATGATTTGTGGAAGTCAAAGATGGAAGATTTGCTTTATGTCAAAAAATTTCATCAACCAGTTTTTGGTACAGAGAAGCCTAATGATAAATCTAATGATGATTGGACTTTGTTGCATAGACAAGTCTGTGGATATATTAGGCAATGGGTTGACGATAATGTGTTGAACCATATGTTGATGATAATGTGTTGAACCATATTATTGGAGAGACACATGCTCGGACCCTTTGGATTAAGTTTGAACAGTTGTATGCTCAGAAAACTG is part of the Arachis duranensis cultivar V14167 chromosome 1, aradu.V14167.gnm2.J7QH, whole genome shotgun sequence genome and encodes:
- the LOC107483931 gene encoding FCS-Like Zinc finger 2 (The sequence of the model RefSeq protein was modified relative to this genomic sequence to represent the inferred CDS: added 35 bases not found in genome assembly); translated protein: MYTSTARPCYLEQDHGLASIKDMESGGGRCCRNGVVSRTMTVGYATSYSRGSIRNLSSSSSSSSSSSVSSPRSARFYDARFEDHQPHFLQACFLCKKPLADNRDIFMYRGDTPFCSEECREEQIERDEAKEKKRNISSSMKALRNKEQTKSGYPNKARGYSFHTTGAVAAA